atcAATCTTTTCAAATCTCTTTTATTTGACGGGTGTCTCTGATGTTCAATAGTCTCTTGCAGTCTTGCACGAGAAGACCGGATTCTCCCTAGGCCGCCTTCCGGTTAGGTACTCTGGCTTGCCTTTGATCCCTGCCAGGTTGACTGCTCATCACTGCACTTTTATTCTTGATTTCTTATGAAAGAGGCTGCAACTTTGGGATGATACGCTTCTCTCCTATGCCGATTGCCTCGAGTTGATTATATCTGTCCTCCAGTCTCCATATATTTATTGGCCTGGTATTTTCGGTTTACCTCCACCATCAAGGATCTGGAATCCCTCATGTGTGGCTTCCATTTAAAAGGTTTTGACACCATTAGATTCCTCCATCCTATTAGGATGGGAGCTTACCTGCCCTAACAGTTAGGTGCTAGGAAATCTTCTATGTAGCAATTATAAGCTGCGCATTGTGCTAGGCCGGTACTATGACTGTTCCGCCTCCCCCTTCCCTTTTCCATATATTGTACTTAAAAATGAGTATATTACAGGGAAATTTAAATCATGGTCAATGAGCTGCCTCCTCCTACCCCCCACCCcaccaaatatatatatgattatGTTTTGAAACCTTACAGAGAGAGCTTTGGGAACAGATTCCTTTCCCTGGGTAGGATTATAGAATTATTGCCTTCAGATGGAACTTAGAAGCCAAAATCAGCTGACACATAACAGTTTGGCAGATGACGTAGCTTTGGCTGGGGCTGGcagttttatattttctacctTTCCCAATTTAAGcactttgattttggtttttccCATGGGTTGCGTTCCAGGTTTCTATTTTATACCACATCTGTGTAGCCTTTTATCCTTTCTGAGAAGATTTTAATGGAAAAACTTTGATATTGGGACACATTTGGCAAGTTTTGGAAACTTTATTTGTCCAATTTGATGTCAAAACCTTAAAAATGGAAATTTCGGGAAATCCATGATAGCAGAAATGATGCCTGTTATGGAATCATTCAGATTCTGAAAATCTGGCTTGTAATCATAGGGTAACATGAATTTAACTTGTCACAGTTATTACTTTGTATTATCTCATTGTGGTGCATGCAATTCACTCTAATAAATTCGTCTACACTTATTCTTGACAGGATATTGGGGTCTTTATCTTGTTGGTGTCCAATTGGGAAACTATTTGTTCTTTGGAAATGATTCCACTTCTATGAAGAACAGTCAATGGGCAAGGAATAGAGTCTGGATTCTTACTTTCTTGTTTTGGTATATCTTCTGTTGGAACATGGTTTTTCATTTCAACTTTTGCTTCATGGTAAAATAATCTAAAATTATTAAGGTTGATGCCTTACCCTTTTGTTTGCAATGCATGTTTTAGGTTCCTGACTATAATTCTGGACACGCATGTTGAAAAAGTTTCTCGTCGAATGGTGAAGACCTGTTTTATTTAATGCCTAATCCTCATCTGTCTCTAGTAACAAAATGCTAATTTTTAGTTATGGATATTTGGCTAATTCTCGCATTGAACTTGTGGTGCAGTGTAACCTGGCATATGTTATGTTTGTATTGGCAGTGAACTTTCAGGTAATTCCCAATTTCAGTGTTAAAGCAAAGAATAACAAAAATCCATTGATTTAATTTGTTTCTGGCAAGATGAGAGGTCCACCACACATTATGATTGTTTATGAAACCAAAAAGTGGATGGTGCTTTATAATTCAGGACATTTTAAACTCGATCATTTGTAATTGAATACTGTTTTAATGATCTGTGCATATTAATATTCATTGGATTCTCTTCCCTTATTTGTGTGGAAAAGGATGAGTTATTTACCTGCACATATGAATTGTGTCCCATTCTAAGAAAGCTGTGAGATTATCATTCTATCCAGTTTGAATTCCAATATCATGACTCCATACTGGAAAATAGTGTGGGATGACTGGGATCATAATGTCACATATATACATTGAGTTAGAAActcattttcttgtttcttttgagATTTGTTCAATgttgtttatatttttaataGGATATTCAGAAAAGTCAGAGAAACAAATCTCAACATTGTAGTTATTTAAGTTGACTAAATTTATATGGTGACTTAAGTATTATCCTTTCAGAAAATTCATTCTGATAAAGTTGGAATTATGCTGCTAATACAATTATGTATTGTTATAGGTGTTAGCAATTCTAATGCTTTCAGAATTCATTGGTGGACAAAAGACATCAGTGCTAGAAGAAGCATTCAACCGGAATTTATTGGCATTATTTCTACTGGTGATTTAAACTCCCATTATTTTCTTTAGCTTATTTAAAGATAATTTATTTAGCTTCAATTGAAGAAAATCAACT
The sequence above is drawn from the Telopea speciosissima isolate NSW1024214 ecotype Mountain lineage unplaced genomic scaffold, Tspe_v1 Tspe_v1.1204, whole genome shotgun sequence genome and encodes:
- the LOC122648458 gene encoding uncharacterized protein At4g17910-like, which codes for MKNSQWARNRVWILTFLFWFLTIILDTHVEKVSRRMCNLAYVMFVLAVNFQVLAILMLSEFIGGQKTSVLEEAFNRNLLALFLLANVLTGVINLYVDTISASSLTALIILLSYALVLSVLTGAAECFGLRLKFW